From Triticum aestivum cultivar Chinese Spring chromosome 4A, IWGSC CS RefSeq v2.1, whole genome shotgun sequence, a single genomic window includes:
- the LOC123083192 gene encoding ervatamin-B, with amino-acid sequence MMALAKTIALLVCLLGTAGGTSGANCIPRTRSATFTPRSAASFFTARTPPPTVDWRAHGAVTPVMDQGVLGSCWAISTAGAIEGLHKIRSGRLVRLSSQQIYDCSNKSMIESHLRAYDWVLLNGGVASEETYPYVDRVQDCKREKLHMISASITSFVWTIRTEQELLHAVTQQPVTVKMSVEPASFLNYTGGIFSGPCGHAGHSMLAVGYGVLADGRKYWILKGSYGVHWGDHGYFYVQRGPGHDAGLCGIANYAAHPV; translated from the exons ATGATGGCGCTGGCCAAGACGATCGCGCTGCTGGTGTGCCTCCTAGGCACAGCGGGAGGCACATCGGGGGCAAATTGCATCCCGCGGACGAGGTCGGCGACCTTCACGCCGCGCTCAGCCGCTAGTTTCTTTACTGCTCGCACACCGCCACCGACGGTCGACTGGCGTGCGCATGGTGCTGTCACGCCGGTCATGGACCAGGGAGTTCTCG GTTCCTGCTGGGCTATCTCGACGGCGGGCGCCATCGAGGGGCTGCACAAGATCCGCTCCGGAAGACTTGTCCGCCTATCGAGCCAGCAGATATACGACTGCTCCAACAAAAGCATGATCGAGTCGCACCTCAGGGCGTACGACTGGGTGCTCCTCAACGGAGGCGTCGCCTCCGAGGAGACGTACCCGTACGTGGACCGAGTCCAGGACTGCAAGCGGGAGAAGCTGCATATGATCTCCGCGTCCATCACAAGCTTCGTGTGGACCATACGAACCGAGCAAGAGCTCCTGCACGCCGTCACTCAGCAGCCGGTGACCGTCAAGATGTCGGTCGAGCCAGCAAGCTTCCTCAACTACACAGGAGGCATCTTCTCGGGACCGTGCGGGCATGCTGGCCACTCCATGTTGGCAGTGGGTTATGGCGTCCTCGCCGACGGCAGAAAATACTGGATCTTAAAAGGTTCTTACGGCGTTCATTGGGGTGACCACGGCTACTTCTACGTGCAACGTGGACCTGGCCACGATGCAGGCCTCTGCGGCATTGCGAATTACGCCGCACATCCGGTCTAG